A single genomic interval of Granulicella tundricola MP5ACTX9 harbors:
- a CDS encoding PIN domain-containing protein: protein MSDVPKPRVIEVVVDASAVLAILLREVDDKTFNNLEGLLGRSIISAVNLAEVRTRLSDLGKLQLTSMNEVLDLILRVEPFTEAQAILAADLRPSTKSLGLSLGDRACLALALGKGLDVYTADQAWSKLQLDCAVHLIR, encoded by the coding sequence ATGAGCGACGTGCCGAAGCCGCGCGTGATTGAAGTCGTGGTGGACGCTTCTGCAGTGCTGGCGATCCTGCTGAGGGAAGTCGACGATAAGACCTTCAACAATCTGGAGGGTTTGCTCGGCAGATCGATCATCAGCGCTGTCAATCTGGCGGAGGTAAGGACACGACTTTCGGATTTGGGTAAGCTGCAACTCACGTCCATGAACGAGGTCTTGGATCTTATTCTGCGGGTAGAGCCATTCACCGAGGCTCAAGCGATCCTAGCGGCCGATCTGCGACCATCCACTAAAAGCCTCGGGCTTTCCTTGGGAGATCGAGCCTGCCTGGCGCTCGCTCTTGGAAAAGGTCTTGATGTTTATACGGCTGATCAGGCATGGTCGAAGCTGCAATTAGATTGCGCCGTACATTTGATCCGTTAG
- the hisS gene encoding histidine--tRNA ligase has translation MSTIKAVRGTRDLLPPETELWNRVEGVARKVFERYGFGEIRTPLFETTELFVRGVGEETDVVSKEMYTWEDRARAASEKAQSLTLRPENTAGVVRAYIEHKMDAAGGLRKLFYIGPQFRRERPQRGRYRQFWQIGAEVLGPVSSGAESAVRDAEVLEMLASLLDELGVKGWRLEVNSVGSSTDRPRYVAALRAALEPVKDQMCEDNRRRAETNPLRVLDSKAPEDQEIINGLPKIADYLDEASKEHFAQVLKALDACGVAYHVNPRLVRGLDYYTRTTFEFTVPDGSGLGTQNALLGGGRYDGLSEMLGGPKAPGIGFAIGEDRLILILQEQAAEQAESKMDAYIAPVGVEQNAAALALARELRRDGLRVEVGDGSFRLKKSFEAADKVAKAVVILGEDEVASGNLKVKRFATGEQRDVSRTELGAYLHGDQ, from the coding sequence ATGTCAACGATCAAAGCAGTGCGCGGGACGCGGGATTTATTGCCGCCTGAGACAGAGTTGTGGAACCGGGTTGAGGGTGTGGCGCGGAAGGTTTTTGAGCGGTATGGATTTGGGGAGATCCGGACGCCCCTGTTTGAGACGACGGAGCTGTTTGTGCGCGGGGTGGGCGAGGAGACGGATGTCGTTTCCAAGGAGATGTACACGTGGGAGGATCGGGCTCGGGCTGCGAGTGAAAAGGCGCAGAGCTTGACGTTGCGTCCGGAGAATACGGCGGGCGTGGTGCGGGCGTATATCGAACACAAGATGGATGCGGCGGGGGGGCTGCGCAAGCTGTTTTATATCGGGCCACAGTTCCGGCGGGAGCGTCCGCAGCGGGGGCGGTATCGGCAGTTCTGGCAGATTGGGGCTGAGGTGCTGGGGCCGGTCTCATCCGGGGCGGAGAGCGCGGTACGGGATGCTGAGGTGCTGGAGATGCTCGCCTCACTGCTGGATGAGTTGGGCGTGAAGGGCTGGCGGTTGGAGGTGAACTCGGTTGGGTCTTCGACCGACCGGCCTCGGTATGTGGCTGCGCTGCGGGCTGCGCTGGAGCCGGTGAAGGATCAGATGTGCGAGGACAATCGGCGGCGGGCAGAGACGAATCCGCTGCGGGTGCTCGACTCCAAGGCTCCGGAGGATCAGGAGATCATCAATGGGCTGCCGAAGATCGCGGACTACCTGGATGAGGCTTCAAAGGAACACTTTGCGCAGGTGCTGAAGGCGCTCGACGCTTGCGGGGTGGCGTATCACGTGAACCCGCGGCTGGTGCGTGGGCTCGATTACTACACGCGGACGACGTTTGAGTTTACGGTTCCGGATGGCAGTGGTCTGGGGACGCAGAATGCGCTGCTGGGCGGTGGGCGGTATGACGGGTTGAGCGAGATGCTCGGAGGGCCGAAGGCGCCGGGGATTGGGTTTGCGATCGGTGAGGACCGGCTGATCCTGATCCTGCAGGAGCAGGCGGCGGAACAGGCTGAGAGCAAGATGGATGCATACATTGCTCCGGTTGGCGTGGAACAGAATGCGGCTGCGCTGGCGCTGGCTCGGGAGCTGCGGCGGGATGGGCTGCGGGTTGAGGTTGGGGATGGAAGCTTCCGATTGAAGAAGAGCTTTGAGGCTGCGGATAAGGTGGCGAAGGCTGTTGTGATTCTTGGTGAGGATGAGGTGGCTTCAGGTAATCTCAAGGTCAAGCGGTTCGCTACCGGCGAGCAGCGCGATGTCAGCCGTACGGAGTTGGGAGCGTATCTTCATGGCGATCAGTAA
- a CDS encoding gamma carbonic anhydrase family protein, which produces MMIRSYRGVKPIIPENCYVDVSAQVLGDVILGEQASVWMNAVIRGDVNAIRIGAGSNVQDCAVLHGMKDLYPVLIGEHCTIGHNATVHGCVLEDEVLVGIGAVILNDARIGTGSIIAAGAVIPEHTVIPPRSLVAGVPGKVRREITDEDHRLILMYANNYLGYTKNYLEELASGVL; this is translated from the coding sequence ATGATGATTCGTTCGTATCGCGGTGTCAAGCCAATTATTCCGGAAAATTGTTACGTAGATGTGAGCGCGCAGGTGTTGGGAGATGTGATTCTGGGCGAGCAGGCCAGCGTGTGGATGAATGCGGTGATTCGGGGGGACGTGAACGCAATTCGGATCGGGGCGGGATCGAATGTGCAGGACTGCGCTGTGCTGCATGGAATGAAGGACTTATACCCGGTGCTGATTGGGGAACACTGCACAATCGGGCATAACGCCACGGTGCATGGCTGTGTGCTGGAGGATGAGGTTTTAGTGGGGATTGGAGCGGTGATTCTGAACGATGCCCGGATTGGAACGGGGTCGATTATTGCGGCGGGTGCGGTGATTCCGGAGCATACCGTAATCCCGCCGCGAAGCCTTGTGGCCGGGGTTCCGGGCAAGGTGCGGCGGGAGATCACGGACGAGGACCACAGGCTGATCCTGATGTATGCGAATAACTACCTGGGCTATACGAAGAACTATCTGGAGGAGTTGGCTTCAGGGGTACTTTAG
- the rpsU gene encoding 30S ribosomal protein S21, protein MAEIRVQEGEPLENALRRFKRKVQTEDIIKEVKRHSFYLKPGEKKRVKEALARKRNRKKVRKEQD, encoded by the coding sequence ATGGCAGAGATTCGCGTACAAGAAGGCGAACCCCTCGAGAATGCCCTGCGCCGCTTCAAGCGCAAAGTTCAGACTGAAGACATTATCAAAGAGGTAAAGCGTCACTCGTTCTATCTGAAACCAGGCGAAAAGAAGCGCGTCAAAGAAGCGCTCGCTCGCAAACGTAATCGCAAGAAGGTTCGTAAGGAACAGGACTAA
- a CDS encoding zinc-ribbon domain containing protein, whose protein sequence is MQEQFIDRILNCVDCHGEFIFTAGEQLFFFDKQFKNDPKRCKPCKSRRSGLSAVANGTGPVAAGLSRTETRTLCSDCGIETTVPFKPTQGRPVLCRQCFQLKARSVTPLRTIGTPASDAAALTQASATIGGSISADAAVLAAASMSAASPQSSVATSADLASITQLEAPVSFPTAAQRTVQLIAGTSSDAMAADIPVELVAAEVS, encoded by the coding sequence ATGCAGGAACAATTCATTGACCGCATCCTCAACTGCGTAGACTGTCACGGCGAGTTCATCTTCACCGCTGGCGAGCAGCTCTTTTTCTTCGATAAGCAGTTCAAAAACGACCCCAAACGCTGCAAACCCTGCAAGAGCCGCCGCTCCGGCCTCAGCGCCGTCGCCAACGGCACCGGCCCCGTCGCCGCAGGCCTCTCGCGCACGGAGACCCGCACCCTCTGCTCGGATTGCGGTATAGAGACCACCGTGCCCTTCAAGCCGACCCAGGGCCGCCCCGTCCTCTGTCGGCAATGCTTCCAGTTGAAGGCCCGTTCGGTCACTCCGCTTCGCACCATCGGCACACCTGCCTCGGATGCAGCGGCGCTCACCCAGGCCTCCGCAACCATAGGGGGTTCAATCTCCGCCGACGCAGCCGTGCTGGCTGCAGCCTCCATGTCCGCGGCCTCGCCCCAGTCCTCGGTCGCCACCTCCGCAGACCTCGCCTCGATCACTCAACTCGAAGCACCTGTCTCCTTCCCCACAGCAGCGCAGAGAACCGTGCAACTCATCGCCGGCACCTCTTCAGACGCCATGGCAGCAGACATCCCTGTTGAGCTGGTCGCCGCTGAAGTCTCTTAG
- a CDS encoding MBL fold metallo-hydrolase: MHPAAQPTDADLVRGRLALGDFELTLCTDGTYLLDGGAMFGVVPKPLWQKRTPADDQNRILLGLNTTVIRTGQHVVLIETGIGNKQSEKMQSIHQNQAILPLSLAAAGIRPEEITHVINTHLHFDHCGWNTTLHPDGSVTPTFPNARYFAHAGEVAHGHLQLDRDRVSYLSPNYDPLIESGQMTLLTSDQIHLNPTIAPGISVELFPGHTANMLAVHMESAGQHACYIGDLIPTHHHLDPTWVMGYDLDPLTCITERKRFLARAIPEQWLVLFTHDHQVPAAYLNLDEKGKPKATQAL; this comes from the coding sequence ATGCATCCCGCCGCTCAACCCACTGACGCCGACCTCGTCCGCGGTCGCCTCGCGCTCGGCGACTTCGAGCTCACCCTCTGCACCGACGGCACCTACCTCCTCGACGGCGGAGCCATGTTCGGCGTTGTCCCCAAGCCTCTCTGGCAGAAGCGCACCCCCGCCGACGACCAGAACCGCATCCTCCTCGGCCTCAACACCACCGTCATCCGCACCGGCCAGCACGTCGTCCTCATCGAGACCGGCATCGGCAACAAGCAGTCGGAAAAGATGCAGTCCATCCACCAGAACCAGGCCATCCTGCCGCTATCCCTTGCAGCCGCAGGCATCCGTCCTGAAGAGATCACCCACGTCATCAACACCCATCTTCACTTCGACCACTGCGGCTGGAACACAACTCTCCACCCCGACGGCTCCGTCACCCCCACCTTCCCCAACGCCCGTTACTTCGCCCACGCCGGCGAGGTCGCGCACGGTCACCTCCAACTCGACCGCGACCGCGTCTCCTACCTCTCCCCCAACTACGATCCCCTCATCGAATCCGGCCAGATGACCCTCCTCACGAGTGACCAGATCCACCTCAACCCCACGATCGCTCCCGGCATCTCAGTCGAGCTCTTCCCCGGCCACACCGCCAACATGCTCGCCGTCCACATGGAGTCAGCCGGCCAACACGCCTGCTACATCGGCGACCTCATCCCCACCCACCATCATTTAGACCCCACCTGGGTCATGGGCTACGACCTCGATCCCCTCACCTGCATCACAGAACGCAAGCGCTTTCTGGCCCGCGCCATCCCGGAGCAATGGCTAGTCCTCTTCACCCATGACCACCAAGTCCCCGCCGCCTACCTGAACCTGGACGAAAAGGGAAAGCCCAAAGCCACCCAAGCCCTTTGA
- a CDS encoding ATP-binding protein, with the protein MIQAKERQLLYVDDTEEQRYVMRRILEQAGFTVIEAGTGTEALQKLHPGILAVILDVKLPDMSGYEVCRRIKSSPATAAMPVLQISASFADPTLRAQGLSGGADAYVAQPVHPAELLSLVNALIRSHDSEKTLRFQAEIGSRLSESLDYAKVFNCVEEVFVPRFADHCFIVLQRSAGAHAATDNVRTAPPDTPGLPADLHAVAIEVIDNGQSRFLNRYTIAVPLEVGRMRLGALVFTLDPDHRHYSPTNLSLAEDLADRAALALQNAALYSAQQTAQKALIQSEKLAAAGRLSAAIAHEINNPLEAITNLMYLIDTSEEITPTLKGYVQEALSELSRLTHIARQSLGFYRELTGAALFDLNESVDDTLNIYLKRFDAKHIHVERHYHPGPLQLSAVKGEVRQVVSNLLVNAYDALPTNGCLTVSTDTSTDAEGLTDLVILRVTDNGSGIPPNVVAHIFEPFFTTKEGTGTGLGLWVSDTIVTKHGGTIKVMSRTEGDDHGTTFEVSLPVKPAHTDQPTV; encoded by the coding sequence ATGATCCAGGCCAAAGAACGCCAGCTCCTGTACGTTGATGACACGGAAGAGCAGCGCTACGTCATGCGCCGCATCCTGGAGCAGGCAGGCTTCACCGTCATCGAAGCCGGCACCGGTACGGAAGCCCTCCAGAAGCTGCACCCCGGCATCCTCGCCGTCATCCTTGACGTCAAGCTGCCGGACATGTCCGGATACGAGGTCTGCCGCCGCATCAAGTCTTCCCCCGCCACCGCAGCAATGCCCGTCCTCCAGATCTCCGCCAGCTTCGCCGACCCCACCCTCCGTGCACAGGGTCTCTCCGGCGGCGCCGACGCCTACGTCGCCCAGCCCGTCCACCCGGCCGAGCTCCTCTCCCTCGTCAACGCCCTCATCCGTTCGCACGATTCGGAGAAGACCCTGCGTTTTCAGGCTGAAATCGGCAGCCGTCTCTCTGAATCCCTTGACTATGCGAAGGTCTTCAACTGCGTAGAAGAGGTCTTCGTCCCGCGTTTCGCGGACCATTGCTTCATCGTGCTGCAGCGCAGCGCTGGAGCCCACGCCGCGACCGATAATGTCCGCACTGCACCGCCTGACACGCCCGGCCTGCCCGCCGATCTCCACGCCGTCGCCATAGAAGTGATCGACAACGGCCAATCCCGTTTCCTCAATCGATACACCATCGCCGTGCCGCTTGAGGTTGGCCGCATGCGGCTCGGCGCGCTGGTCTTCACCCTCGATCCCGATCACCGCCACTACAGCCCAACCAATCTCAGCCTCGCGGAAGATCTCGCCGATCGCGCCGCGCTCGCGCTTCAGAACGCCGCCCTCTACTCCGCCCAGCAGACTGCCCAGAAGGCCCTCATCCAGAGTGAAAAGCTCGCCGCCGCCGGTCGTCTCTCCGCAGCCATCGCCCATGAGATCAACAATCCACTCGAAGCCATCACCAACCTGATGTACCTCATCGACACTTCGGAGGAGATCACCCCGACCCTCAAGGGCTACGTCCAGGAGGCCCTCAGCGAGCTCTCCCGCCTCACCCACATCGCGCGCCAGTCCCTCGGTTTCTACCGCGAGCTCACCGGTGCAGCCCTCTTCGATCTTAACGAATCCGTAGACGATACCCTCAACATCTATCTCAAGCGCTTTGACGCTAAGCACATCCACGTTGAGCGCCACTACCATCCCGGCCCTTTGCAGCTCTCAGCCGTCAAAGGCGAGGTCCGTCAGGTCGTCTCGAACCTCCTCGTCAACGCCTACGACGCACTCCCCACGAACGGCTGCCTCACAGTCTCCACCGACACCTCAACCGATGCAGAAGGCTTAACCGACCTCGTCATCCTTCGCGTCACGGATAACGGCTCCGGCATCCCGCCCAACGTCGTCGCCCATATCTTCGAACCCTTCTTCACCACCAAGGAAGGCACCGGGACCGGTCTCGGCCTCTGGGTCTCGGACACCATCGTCACCAAGCACGGCGGCACCATCAAAGTCATGAGCCGGACGGAAGGCGACGACCACGGCACCACCTTCGAAGTCTCCCTCCCCGTAAAACCCGCCCACACCGACCAACCCACCGTCTAG
- a CDS encoding ATP-binding response regulator: MASTANPRPLLSVSVARDMDFLLARQRAKQIAALLRFDRQDQTRIATAVSEIVRNAFEYAGGGRVEYFLDINTSDGPTFRIVVADNGKGIPQLDQIWNGAYRSQTGMGLGLIGSRRLLDDLQVETSPKGTTVSLLKRLPRNVSAPDIAELSTQLAIHTVGQPSALQSAALIDQNQELIRLLDEIRARESELHILNEELSETNRGVLVLYAELEDRARAVQHASELKTRFLSGVTHELRTPLNSIVSLSRLMLSHSDGSLSTEQEKQVNFILRSAQNMTELVNDLLDLARVEAGKAISNLTYFTVADLYAGLRGMFRPLATNPSVKLLFDIPSEPLRLHTDEGKLAQILRNFISNALKFTEHGTVTVSARPREGSPDWVTFTVVDTGIGIAPEHHEIVMQEWGQVEHVQQAAHGKQKGSGLGLPLSRSFAELLGGRIHFTSEPGQGSTFEVSLPALVSEPAPEPSAVNDLDQGHIIMADDDEVARYLLRRRLSAHTTAEITEACSGQEALDAIRRHRPHILFLDLVMPGLSGFEVVRQLRQDPTTADLPIVLHTSKTLSPEETRSLEAYDLTLIPKGSKTQGGTDDPDAPDEQSIQLQRALLQVGLHNMHEGKS, translated from the coding sequence ATGGCTAGCACTGCAAACCCCCGCCCTCTCCTCTCAGTCAGCGTCGCCCGAGATATGGATTTCCTGCTCGCTCGCCAGCGCGCCAAGCAGATCGCCGCCCTCCTGCGCTTCGATCGCCAGGACCAGACCCGCATCGCCACCGCCGTCTCGGAGATCGTACGCAACGCATTCGAGTACGCCGGCGGAGGCCGCGTCGAGTACTTCCTCGACATCAATACCTCGGACGGCCCAACCTTCCGCATCGTCGTCGCGGACAACGGCAAGGGCATCCCCCAGCTCGACCAGATCTGGAACGGCGCCTACCGCTCCCAGACAGGCATGGGCCTCGGCCTCATCGGCTCCCGCCGCCTGCTTGACGATCTCCAAGTCGAAACCAGCCCCAAAGGCACCACCGTCTCGCTCCTCAAGCGCCTCCCCCGCAACGTCAGCGCGCCTGACATCGCCGAGCTCTCCACCCAGCTCGCCATCCATACCGTAGGCCAGCCCAGCGCCTTACAGTCAGCCGCTCTCATCGACCAGAACCAGGAGCTGATCCGCCTCCTCGACGAGATCCGCGCCCGCGAGTCCGAGCTTCACATCCTCAACGAAGAACTCTCCGAAACCAACCGTGGCGTCCTCGTCCTCTACGCCGAACTCGAGGACCGCGCACGCGCCGTCCAGCACGCCTCCGAGCTCAAAACCCGCTTCCTCTCCGGCGTCACCCATGAGCTCCGCACCCCCCTCAACTCCATCGTCTCGCTCTCCCGCCTCATGCTCTCGCACTCGGACGGCTCCCTCAGCACGGAGCAGGAAAAGCAGGTCAACTTCATCCTGCGTTCCGCCCAGAACATGACTGAGCTCGTCAACGATCTGCTCGATCTCGCCCGCGTCGAAGCCGGCAAAGCCATCTCCAACCTCACGTACTTCACCGTGGCCGATCTCTACGCCGGCCTCCGCGGCATGTTCCGCCCCCTCGCCACCAACCCCAGCGTCAAGCTCCTCTTCGACATCCCCAGCGAGCCCCTCCGCCTCCACACCGACGAGGGCAAGCTCGCGCAGATCCTGCGCAACTTCATCTCCAACGCCCTCAAGTTCACCGAGCACGGCACCGTCACCGTCAGCGCCCGTCCCCGCGAAGGCTCCCCGGACTGGGTCACCTTCACCGTCGTCGATACCGGCATCGGCATCGCCCCGGAGCATCACGAGATCGTCATGCAGGAGTGGGGCCAGGTCGAGCATGTGCAGCAGGCCGCCCACGGCAAACAGAAAGGCAGCGGCCTCGGCCTGCCGCTCTCCCGCAGCTTCGCAGAGCTTCTCGGCGGACGCATCCACTTCACCTCGGAGCCCGGCCAGGGTTCCACCTTTGAGGTCAGCCTCCCCGCCCTCGTGTCGGAGCCGGCACCTGAACCTTCTGCCGTAAACGATCTCGATCAAGGCCACATCATCATGGCGGACGACGACGAGGTCGCCCGTTATCTCCTCCGCCGACGCCTCTCCGCCCACACCACCGCTGAGATCACGGAAGCCTGCAGCGGCCAGGAGGCGCTTGACGCCATTCGACGTCACCGCCCCCACATCCTCTTTCTCGATCTCGTCATGCCCGGCCTCAGCGGCTTTGAGGTCGTTCGCCAGCTCCGCCAGGACCCCACCACAGCCGACCTGCCCATCGTCCTCCATACCTCGAAAACCCTCAGCCCTGAGGAGACCCGTTCGCTCGAAGCCTACGATCTCACCCTCATTCCCAAAGGCAGCAAAACCCAGGGCGGCACAGACGATCCAGACGCGCCGGACGAACAGAGCATCCAACTGCAACGCGCCTTGCTTCAGGTAGGCTTGCACAACATGCACGAAGGCAAATCATGA
- a CDS encoding ATP-binding protein, with the protein MEPIAQSVVVAVDEETAIAEARRTTAALCQRIGLSAEIIARAELVAVELAGNILQHAGHGRLYLSSTPTADALQIIAIDSGPGIANVERAMADGFTTSTTPGFGLGAVGRLAAGVDIYTQLGKGTILSAIVGPQHPSLPGQTAVLSTSLEGETLCGDSWAVFPALSHTFQEHRQVYMVVDGLGHGLHASEAAAMAVSIAHSAFAAEPGLALDVLINRMHGPMHATRGAAILLVSVCENIATCCGVGNISCSLHAPDGTDRSLVSNNGTVGHVMRKIQEFRYPYTPGTLLIMHSDGIATKWRFGQYPRLEEKSPATIAGLIYRDAVRGRDDATVLVSRLGASSAQAVLNG; encoded by the coding sequence ATGGAGCCGATAGCCCAATCCGTGGTCGTAGCCGTCGACGAGGAGACCGCCATCGCGGAGGCTCGCAGGACCACCGCAGCCCTCTGTCAGCGCATAGGCCTCAGCGCGGAGATCATCGCCCGTGCAGAACTCGTCGCAGTAGAACTCGCAGGCAACATCCTGCAGCACGCCGGCCACGGTCGTCTCTATCTCTCCTCCACGCCCACGGCGGACGCCCTCCAAATCATCGCCATCGACTCCGGCCCCGGCATCGCCAACGTGGAACGAGCCATGGCGGACGGCTTCACCACCTCTACAACCCCCGGCTTCGGCCTCGGAGCCGTAGGACGCCTCGCCGCAGGCGTCGATATCTACACCCAGCTCGGCAAAGGAACCATCCTCTCCGCCATCGTCGGACCCCAGCACCCATCCCTCCCCGGGCAAACCGCAGTCCTCTCCACCAGCCTGGAAGGCGAGACCCTTTGCGGAGACTCCTGGGCCGTCTTCCCCGCGCTCTCCCACACCTTCCAGGAGCATCGCCAGGTCTACATGGTCGTCGATGGCCTCGGCCACGGCCTCCACGCCTCGGAAGCCGCCGCCATGGCTGTCAGCATCGCCCACTCGGCCTTCGCCGCTGAGCCCGGCCTCGCCCTCGACGTCCTCATCAACCGCATGCATGGCCCCATGCACGCCACCCGTGGAGCTGCCATCCTGCTCGTCTCCGTCTGCGAAAATATCGCCACCTGCTGCGGCGTCGGCAATATCAGTTGCAGCCTCCACGCACCCGACGGTACCGACCGCTCCCTCGTCTCCAATAACGGCACCGTAGGCCACGTCATGCGCAAGATCCAGGAGTTCCGCTACCCCTATACCCCCGGAACCCTGCTCATCATGCACTCGGACGGCATCGCCACCAAGTGGCGCTTCGGCCAGTACCCTCGCCTGGAAGAGAAGTCTCCCGCGACCATCGCCGGCCTGATCTACCGAGACGCCGTCCGCGGACGCGACGACGCCACCGTCTTGGTCTCCCGTCTCGGAGCGTCGTCAGCACAGGCGGTCCTCAATGGCTAG
- a CDS encoding anti-sigma regulatory factor, whose protein sequence is MMMDSSRPEVASSLLPIRTPEDIVLVRTAVRKAALGIKFGLVDQTKLVTAASEIARNTLDYGGGGTVAIELLQDPKTGVRLRFEDQGPGIANIDLALTDGWSSGNGMGLGLTGTRRLMDDFDLASKLGEGTTVTITKWSR, encoded by the coding sequence ATGATGATGGACAGCAGCCGGCCTGAGGTTGCGTCCAGCCTGCTCCCGATCCGTACGCCGGAAGATATCGTCCTCGTGCGAACCGCGGTACGCAAGGCGGCCCTCGGCATAAAATTCGGTCTCGTAGACCAGACCAAGCTGGTAACCGCAGCCAGTGAGATCGCGCGCAACACGCTCGACTACGGCGGCGGCGGCACCGTCGCCATTGAGCTCCTGCAAGACCCGAAGACCGGCGTCCGCCTGCGTTTCGAAGACCAGGGGCCCGGCATCGCCAACATCGACCTCGCACTCACCGACGGGTGGAGCTCCGGCAACGGTATGGGTCTTGGCCTCACTGGAACTCGCCGATTGATGGATGACTTCGATCTTGCATCCAAGCTCGGAGAGGGGACCACGGTCACGATCACCAAATGGAGCCGATAG
- a CDS encoding STAS domain-containing protein — MEHIPILRMGDLLLITIQVDMHDRLAITLQDDLTEQVVRYASRGVLIDISALEVVDSFIGRMLGNIAAMSRVLDAQTVVVGMQPAVAITLVELGLSLPGIRTALNVERGMQILRAESALSQPAPELEEVLDDDGQQPA, encoded by the coding sequence ATGGAACACATACCCATCCTCCGCATGGGGGATCTACTCCTGATCACCATCCAGGTGGACATGCACGACCGCCTCGCCATCACCCTCCAGGACGACCTGACGGAGCAGGTCGTGCGTTACGCCAGCCGCGGCGTCCTCATCGATATCTCCGCCCTTGAGGTTGTCGACTCCTTCATTGGCCGCATGCTCGGCAACATCGCCGCCATGAGCCGTGTCCTCGACGCGCAGACTGTCGTCGTCGGCATGCAGCCCGCAGTAGCCATCACCCTGGTAGAGCTTGGCCTTTCGCTTCCTGGCATTCGCACGGCGTTGAATGTGGAGCGTGGCATGCAGATCCTTCGCGCGGAATCCGCGCTTTCACAGCCCGCCCCGGAGCTGGAAGAGGTTTTGGATGATGATGGACAGCAGCCGGCCTGA
- a CDS encoding STAS domain-containing protein, with product MAKSSLAAILRTHEAALLNAWLAEPSQTANIRNRISEAELRSQSREFLELFQQAVTEAGEHTSLNTGFSDLSSPAFKPLRRFLETVSASRTQLGFSPSETAMFVFSFKPALFAHIRTTDLDPISQVEELTLASSLLDGLGLLTTEAHQKVRESVILRQQQEMMELSTPVVKLWDGVLALPIIGTLDSSRAQTIMESLLERIVATGSEIAIIDITGVPTVDTLTAQHLLKTVTAARLMGAECIISGIRPQIAQTIVHLGVELGDVITKASLADAFKIALQRTNYTIVKRTTSTK from the coding sequence TTGGCAAAAAGCAGTCTCGCCGCCATTCTCCGCACCCATGAAGCCGCACTCCTGAACGCATGGCTCGCCGAGCCGTCTCAGACCGCCAACATCCGCAACCGCATCAGCGAGGCAGAGCTCCGCAGCCAGTCCCGTGAATTCCTCGAGCTCTTCCAGCAAGCTGTCACCGAAGCCGGCGAACACACCTCCCTGAACACCGGCTTCTCAGACCTCAGCTCTCCTGCCTTCAAGCCTCTCCGTCGCTTCCTGGAGACCGTCTCCGCCAGCCGCACCCAGCTCGGCTTCTCCCCGTCCGAGACCGCGATGTTCGTCTTCTCGTTCAAGCCCGCACTCTTCGCTCACATCCGCACCACGGACCTCGACCCCATCTCCCAGGTCGAAGAGCTCACCCTCGCCTCCAGCCTCCTCGACGGTCTCGGCCTCCTCACCACGGAGGCCCACCAGAAGGTCCGCGAGTCCGTCATCCTGCGCCAGCAGCAGGAGATGATGGAGCTCTCCACACCCGTGGTCAAGCTATGGGACGGCGTCCTCGCCCTGCCCATCATCGGCACGCTCGATAGCTCCCGCGCCCAGACCATCATGGAGTCTCTCCTGGAGCGCATCGTCGCCACCGGCAGTGAGATCGCCATCATTGACATCACCGGCGTCCCCACCGTCGACACCCTCACCGCCCAGCATCTCCTCAAGACCGTCACCGCCGCCCGTCTCATGGGCGCGGAGTGCATCATCTCCGGCATCCGTCCGCAGATCGCCCAGACCATCGTGCATCTCGGCGTAGAGCTTGGCGACGTCATCACCAAGGCCTCGCTCGCCGATGCCTTCAAGATTGCTCTCCAGCGCACCAACTACACCATCGTCAAACGCACCACGTCCACCAAATAG